Below is a window of Mucilaginibacter ginkgonis DNA.
CGAGTGAGCCGGGCGTATTATTTAAGAAATTTACCTGTACACCATGGGTGCAAAATTTAAACTGGGTGGCTGATAAGGGCACCTTAGTCCTGATCCAAAACCAGGTAGAGGGACGGAAATGGCGGTTTACTTATTTAGATCTGGCAAAATCGGTAGAAAGCGGTAAAGCCGTGGTATTAAACCAGGTCGATCATATTGATCGGGGTGACGAATTGGAAGGCTTTGCTTTTTTGGGCAACGGTACCGAAGGCATCGCTGTAACCTCATCAAGGAAAGCAAATGTTAATTACGTCAATACGATTTGGTAGGAGTTATCAACTTTTGTTGGGACTTTAAAAGACAAAATAGACGTTAAGTCACTTTTTAATAAATCCTTAACTTATAGTGTAGGCTGGCTTTATGCACCGTCGGTACATTCGCCGCAAATTAAAAGAAACTAATTGTCTTCTATTCAATAGATCTGCCTATGTAAAAACTACAACTCCTGCATTAGAAATTGATTATCATAAAACCGGCGAATGCGCTAACATTCAGCCGGCTCTTATCAATTCGTAAAAAACAACTAAAAAGCCTGCAAGCTTCTGTCATTCAAACAAATTAATTTTTAAAATTATGAATAAAAAGATTACTCATGATCTTTTGAAAACGTTTTACTCATCAATCCTTCTTTTTTCTTTTCTGATCATTGCTTTGCCTTTTACGGCAAGATCTGCTGATAAAACATTAAATAAGATCGACGCACCGGTAACTGTCACCGGTACCGTTACTGATGAAAATAATCAGCCACTTCCCGGCGTAACTGTGAGAGTGAAAAACACTTCCAGCGGGACAGCCACTAACAACAATGGTAAATATTCTATTCAGGCGGAAGAGAGTTCTACGCTTGTTTTCAGCTTTGTCGGATACAATATGCAGGAAGTTAAACTTAATGGGTTGACATTGGTAAACGTCTCACTCAAACCATCTGCTAATGTATTGAATGAGGTCGTAGCAATAGGTTACCAGACCGTACGAAAAAGCGATGTTACCGGCGCAATATCAAGCGTGAAGGCGAGCGAGCTCAACTTATCTGCACCTACTCTGGGGCAAGCCCTGGTTGGAAAAGTTGCCGGTATGCAGATATCTCAAACAGATGGGGCACCTTACCAAGGTACTAAGATAAGGGTGCGGGGTATCGGATCGTTCAACGCCAGTTCAGATCCTTTATATGTGATCGATGGTTACCCTGCCGGTAATGATGTTTTTATCAACCCGGATGATATCGAAACTATAGACATTTTAAAAGATGCCGCATCGGCTGCTATTTATGGTTCACGCGCTTCAGGTGGGGTAGTTATAATAACTACCAAACGTGGTAAAGAAGGAAAGGGTAAATTTGAGTACGATGTGCAGACAGGAGTAAACCAGTTAGCACATAAAGTAAAATTGCTTGATGCCGACGGGTTTGCCCAGTTAGTTATAGATGGCCGTAACAATACGTATCACGACCTGTGGGTTAACAGCGGCAAGACATGGAATGATGCCATGTATTCAGATCTAAACGCAACGCGTATTGCCAATGTGGGTAATGCTGCTAGCGTAAGTATCCCCACTGATATCTATAATTTTTCAAGCCAATCGCTCATACACCAAACTATCAATACAGACTGGCAGAATGAGCTTTATCATAACGCCTTTTTTCAAAAACACAACCTGTCTTTTTCTGGAGCTTCTAAAGATATCCGCTACTATGTTAGTGGTGCCTACCAAAACCAAGATGGTATTATCCGCTCGAGCGGTCAGGAACGTTATAACTTCCGTACAAATGTCGATGGCGACGTGAGTAAGCGTTTGCATGTAGGCGTAAATCTTTCCTACACGCAAAATTATAACCGGGAAATACAGGAAGGACGTTTTGACCACGGGCCTATTTTGGGTGCATTAATATATATGCCGTACTTTCCTGCGTACAATGCAGATGGCTCTTTAGCAACAAATGCTGCAGCCGCACAGTCAGCAACTTATGGATATCAGTCAATAGAAAATCCGGTAGCCTTGGCAGAACGCACAAAAATTACCCGTAAAGGTTACCGTAGTACTTATAATGCTAACGCAGTATATAAAATTTGGGATGGTCTAAGCGCGAAAGTAAATCTGGGAACCCAGACATATAATGAGAAATATGACTACTATCTGCCCACCAGTTTAAGCAGTGGTGCCTTCCCTCCCGGTTCCGTTCAGTCTATCGCAGCAGCTACTGCAACAGCACAAACCATATCGCAGCTGGACCAATTAGGTGAATTTACCCTGAATTATAACAAACAATTCGGTAAACATCATATAGACGCGCTGGCGGGATATACAGCCCAGAAAACCAGTAGCGATCTGATCAGCGTAACAGCAAAGGGTTTTCAAAATGATAATATTCCGGAAATTACCGCTAAAGGTGCAGATCCAAGCCTTTTCACCCTTAACTCCAATACAGGGAAATCTGTTTATACCTTGTTATCTTATTTAGGTCGTGTCAATTATAATTTTGATAATAAATATTTTCTAACGGGCTCTTTCAGGGCTGACGGATCATCGAGATTTGGACCAAAAAACAAATATGGCTACTTCCCATCTGTGGCTGCCGGCTGGAATATCTCGCAGGAGCCATTTTATAACAATTTATTAGGTGAGCAATCTACTCTTAAATTAAGGGCAAGCTGGGGGCTAAGCGGCAATTATAATATCGGAAATTATAATACCCAGCAAACCCTGGCTAATCCAACCGGAGTGGTATTTGGTAATAATACCATTGTAACGGCGACTTATCCAGCTGGTATAAAAGATGAAGCCCTGAGTTGGGAGTCAACTTCGCAATATAATTTTGGTACAGACATAGGCTTACTTAAAGGCCGGTTGAATATAATACTTAACTATTATCTAAGTTATTCTTATAACCTGTTATACAACCAGCCGATCTCTGCAATTTCAGGCAGCACAACTATCCTAACCAACCTGCGGGATTCAAGGATAAGAAATACCGGGATAGATCTCCAGTTAGACGGTAAAGTAATAAGGTCACAAGATTTCAATCTTGGTTTGAGCGGAAATATATCTGTCAACCGTAATAAGGTAGTTAAACTGGCGGCCAATAACACCATTATTATCAATGGTGCAGAGCGTTCATATTTAACTAGTATCACCCAAGAAGGCCAACCGGTTGGTATGTTCTACGGACTTAAAGTTGGCGGGCATGTCACTGCCGATAATTTGGGGAAAGTTGCTCCGTCCGCATCTTCTACCAACCCGCTTAAGATCGGCGATATTTACTTCGTTGATACTAATGGCGATGGCGTAGTAAACGATGCCGATAAAACGGTTATCGGTACCCCATATCCAAAATTCACTTACGGTTTTGCGCTGAATACCAATTACAAAAAAGTTGATTTTTCGGCTTCTTTTAATGGTTCATATGGTAACCAGGTATTGGACGGACAAGACTATTACCTTTATAATGGCGAAGGATCTGGTAACCAATATGCTGACGTAGCTGATCGTTACCGTGACGTCAACAATCCCGGTAATGGTACCTCTTTATATCGTGCATCTCGTGGCGGTACGCAAAGCAACAGTACCCGCTTATCTACGGTTTATTTGCAAAGCGGGTCTTTCTTACGTTGTACAAACCTAACGCTGGGTTACAGCATCCCAACCTTATTAAAAACAAGTCTCGGAATCAGCAATGCGCGCATTTTTGCCAGCGTAGTTAATGTTTTTACTATCACCAAATACAAAGGCTATAACCCTGAGGTAGATTACAACTATTCGAGCGGCGCATCAAACAGCACCCAACCGGCCAACCTGGCGCCTGGTATCGACTATGGCGTGTATCCGTTAGTACGGTCATATAACCTTGGTATAAATGTTACCTTTTAATCATTTAGAAAAACTACAATGAAAAAGAAATTCATAACCATTATAAGTCTTGCAGTATTGCTGTTAATTGGTACTGCCTGTAAAAAAAGTTTCCTTGAACAAAGTGACCCTAACAATATTTCTATTGCCGCTAACTTTCAATCTTCAAATGATATTTTGCTTGCGGTAAACGGTATTTATCAATCGTTACGAAGCGGCAATAATATTGGAGAAGACAGTGGCCTTTGGACGGATGAAAGATCTGACGATACCGGCCGTAACGACAATCAGTCTAATGCCGGAGAGCCTTTTCAGTTCAACAACTTTTCGTTGATACCGAGCAATACCTATCTTAAATCACATTGGGTTTCTTTATACGGAACTATTACCCGCGCCAACGTGGTGCTGTCCAATATTGACAATGTACCCTTTAGTGATCCTAACCTTAAATTGCAATATGCGGCAGAAGCTAAGTTTTTGCGTGCATTGATGTATTTTCATTTGGTAAGATTATGGGGAGACGTGCCATTAGTTACAAAACAGCTAAGCTCTACAGAAGTAGGCGCCTATACATTCAGGGAAAAACAAGCCACAGTTTATAGCCAGATAGTTGCTGACCTTACTGACGTGATAAACAGCAGCCCTTTACCTAATTTGCAATCAGGCGGAAATATCGGCCGCGCTTCTAAGGCTGCTGCCAATGCTCTGCTGGGACAGGTGTATCTTACAATGGCCACCACCCAAGACCAGGCAAACCGTACTGCAAACCTGAATAATGCAAAAACCTATTTGATGAATGCTTATAACATGCGGACGTTTGGCGCATTAAGCAGCATTCCATACACGGATGTTTTTGATGTAAATAAAAAATCTACCTGTCCTGAACTGATCTTCCAGATAGTAAATAAGCAGGGAGATGTCACTTACAGTTCTGATATAGCGGCCAACAACCAGGCAAAGGGGGAGACGATTAATTCTCTAAAAGCATCTTCAGGCGTTGGTGGTAATGTGACTCATGATCTGATAAATGAATATGAAGCTAATGATCCGCGAATGGGATTCTCTGTAAAATTTGCGAATGATCCGATCGTTAAAGACTGGTTTATCACAAAATTCAGGGATGCAAGCTCGGCTGCAAGTAATCTGGGTTATGGGGGTAATGACTGGAACCTGATCCGTTATGCAGACGTAATATTGATGCTGGCCGAGGTCAACATGTATCTTGGTGACAACACAACTGCAATATCTTATTTAGACCAGGTACGTGTGCGTGCAGGCATGCCAACTTATGCGGTATCTCTTACCAATAGTACTTATGCAACAAAGTTTCCAACCCTGAAGCTTGCTATACTGCATGAACGCCGTGTGGAACTGGCATTTGAACATCATCGCTGGTTTGACTTGTTGAGAACATTCACGACAGATGAGTTGGTTTCTTATCTAAGAGCTAAACCGCAGGCAGACTTTGGTGCTGCACAGCTTTCAAACGTGACCACGAAGGATCGTTATTATCCGATACCGTTTGACGAATACAAACTTGATCCGGTAAAAATGTATCAAAACCCGGGTTACTAACCGTAAGCAAAAAAGGAGAAATTTATGTTTCTCCTTTTTTGCTTTTTCTATAGCGGCTTATATCTTTTTAAAAGAAATTACAGTACAAGAGATCAGGTCAATAAATTTACTCACTTCTTAAACTCTTTACAGGTTGCCACTGCTGCACTTAAATGCTTGAAAAGTATTTTAATTTTGTAATAGTATTGAAAGTTCTATACTTCAGAAGTCGTTACTTTCAATAATTATCACTCTTACAAACCATCATGGGAAAATCAAACAACTGGCATGAAGATTACCACAACTCAAGAGGCTACGGTCAAAAACTGGCAGACGGTGTTGCCAATGGAATGGGGTCCTGGAAATTTATTATTGCACAAACAGTAATTGTACTGTTGTGGATAGGCTGAAATGTAATTGCATTGTAAAACATTGGGACCCTTATCCCTATAGACTTCTTAACTTATTATTTTCAACCCAAGCAGCTTATGCCGCTCCTATAATCATGACATGATGGCTCAAAATAGACAAGGTGAGCGTGACAGGGCACAGGCGACGAGTGATTACGAAACCAACCTAGGGGCTAAGAAAGAAATTGAAGAGCTAATGGAACGCCTTAACAACATCGAACTTCAAAAGCTGGACAAAATAATTACCCTTCTTGAAAATATGAACCAGGATTGAGGTTCTAGCTACGTTGTTAGCGCAATGTGCAATCACTGTTAACAAACAAAGTCCCAACAATTGCCTTTAACTGAAAGACAAACACATCATCATGAATAAGCAATATCAGGGAAGTGAAACCAGTACGGAAATCGAAAATGTTTCTAAATCAACTCAAGGTTCATTCCCCGGCTTAATTATTCGTGAGAAAGAACCTGCCAACTACGAGTATCCATTTCCGATGCTTGATGATTTTATAACACCCGATAACCAATTCTTCGTTCGAACTCACTTCCCGGTACCAGACATTAGTTCTAAAGATTGGAAACTGACCATAACTGGTGAAATAGAGAACGAGTTTAGTATCAACTATCATGAGTTAAAAATGCTGCCATCTAAAACAGTTGTAGCAACTTTGGAATGTGCAGGCAACGGAAGGGCTAATATGGTCCCGAAGATGAAAGGTTTGTTATGGGAACAGGGCGCGGTTGGTAATGCTAAGTGGACAGGCGTGCCGCTTTCTGTACTTCTAAAAAAGGCAGGAATCAAAAGCGATGCCGTTGAAGTAATTTTAGAAGGGGCAGACAAAGGTGCGATAACTGAAGAACCGAAGTCACCAGGCGAGATCCATTTCGCAAGGAGTCTTACCTTAACTAAAGCACTTCAGGAGGAAGTATTGATAGCCTATCAAATGAACGGTAAAGACTTGACACCTATTCATGGATATCCGGTAAGAGCAATTGTCCCGGGGTGGTATGGAATGGCATCTGTTAAATGGCTCATAAAGATCATCGTCGTAAACAAACCTTTTGATGGATACTGGCAGACGTTAGAATATGCTTATTGGTCACGTCCGGACGGGCATCCATCACTTAAACCCGTTTCTGAAGTGCAAGTGAAAGCACAAATTGCACGGCCTGCACTAAGCGAGCTTATTGAAAAAGGGACGACTTACACGATAACTGGAGCCGCATGGAGTGGTGAGAAAGCTATTGAAAAAGTAGAAATTAGCATAAACGAGGGAAAGAGCTGGGAGGTCGTAGA
It encodes the following:
- a CDS encoding SusC/RagA family TonB-linked outer membrane protein; this translates as MNKKITHDLLKTFYSSILLFSFLIIALPFTARSADKTLNKIDAPVTVTGTVTDENNQPLPGVTVRVKNTSSGTATNNNGKYSIQAEESSTLVFSFVGYNMQEVKLNGLTLVNVSLKPSANVLNEVVAIGYQTVRKSDVTGAISSVKASELNLSAPTLGQALVGKVAGMQISQTDGAPYQGTKIRVRGIGSFNASSDPLYVIDGYPAGNDVFINPDDIETIDILKDAASAAIYGSRASGGVVIITTKRGKEGKGKFEYDVQTGVNQLAHKVKLLDADGFAQLVIDGRNNTYHDLWVNSGKTWNDAMYSDLNATRIANVGNAASVSIPTDIYNFSSQSLIHQTINTDWQNELYHNAFFQKHNLSFSGASKDIRYYVSGAYQNQDGIIRSSGQERYNFRTNVDGDVSKRLHVGVNLSYTQNYNREIQEGRFDHGPILGALIYMPYFPAYNADGSLATNAAAAQSATYGYQSIENPVALAERTKITRKGYRSTYNANAVYKIWDGLSAKVNLGTQTYNEKYDYYLPTSLSSGAFPPGSVQSIAAATATAQTISQLDQLGEFTLNYNKQFGKHHIDALAGYTAQKTSSDLISVTAKGFQNDNIPEITAKGADPSLFTLNSNTGKSVYTLLSYLGRVNYNFDNKYFLTGSFRADGSSRFGPKNKYGYFPSVAAGWNISQEPFYNNLLGEQSTLKLRASWGLSGNYNIGNYNTQQTLANPTGVVFGNNTIVTATYPAGIKDEALSWESTSQYNFGTDIGLLKGRLNIILNYYLSYSYNLLYNQPISAISGSTTILTNLRDSRIRNTGIDLQLDGKVIRSQDFNLGLSGNISVNRNKVVKLAANNTIIINGAERSYLTSITQEGQPVGMFYGLKVGGHVTADNLGKVAPSASSTNPLKIGDIYFVDTNGDGVVNDADKTVIGTPYPKFTYGFALNTNYKKVDFSASFNGSYGNQVLDGQDYYLYNGEGSGNQYADVADRYRDVNNPGNGTSLYRASRGGTQSNSTRLSTVYLQSGSFLRCTNLTLGYSIPTLLKTSLGISNARIFASVVNVFTITKYKGYNPEVDYNYSSGASNSTQPANLAPGIDYGVYPLVRSYNLGINVTF
- a CDS encoding RagB/SusD family nutrient uptake outer membrane protein, encoding MKKKFITIISLAVLLLIGTACKKSFLEQSDPNNISIAANFQSSNDILLAVNGIYQSLRSGNNIGEDSGLWTDERSDDTGRNDNQSNAGEPFQFNNFSLIPSNTYLKSHWVSLYGTITRANVVLSNIDNVPFSDPNLKLQYAAEAKFLRALMYFHLVRLWGDVPLVTKQLSSTEVGAYTFREKQATVYSQIVADLTDVINSSPLPNLQSGGNIGRASKAAANALLGQVYLTMATTQDQANRTANLNNAKTYLMNAYNMRTFGALSSIPYTDVFDVNKKSTCPELIFQIVNKQGDVTYSSDIAANNQAKGETINSLKASSGVGGNVTHDLINEYEANDPRMGFSVKFANDPIVKDWFITKFRDASSAASNLGYGGNDWNLIRYADVILMLAEVNMYLGDNTTAISYLDQVRVRAGMPTYAVSLTNSTYATKFPTLKLAILHERRVELAFEHHRWFDLLRTFTTDELVSYLRAKPQADFGAAQLSNVTTKDRYYPIPFDEYKLDPVKMYQNPGY
- a CDS encoding DUF1003 domain-containing protein — protein: MGKSNNWHEDYHNSRGYGQKLADGVANGMGSWKFIIAQTVIVLLWIG
- a CDS encoding DUF1003 domain-containing protein, whose product is MDRLKCNCIVKHWDPYPYRLLNLLFSTQAAYAAPIIMT
- a CDS encoding DUF1003 domain-containing protein, whose product is MAQNRQGERDRAQATSDYETNLGAKKEIEELMERLNNIELQKLDKIITLLENMNQD
- a CDS encoding sulfite oxidase gives rise to the protein MNKQYQGSETSTEIENVSKSTQGSFPGLIIREKEPANYEYPFPMLDDFITPDNQFFVRTHFPVPDISSKDWKLTITGEIENEFSINYHELKMLPSKTVVATLECAGNGRANMVPKMKGLLWEQGAVGNAKWTGVPLSVLLKKAGIKSDAVEVILEGADKGAITEEPKSPGEIHFARSLTLTKALQEEVLIAYQMNGKDLTPIHGYPVRAIVPGWYGMASVKWLIKIIVVNKPFDGYWQTLEYAYWSRPDGHPSLKPVSEVQVKAQIARPALSELIEKGTTYTITGAAWSGEKAIEKVEISINEGKSWEVVDLTSQPMPHSWVLWEYNWQVPIKQSKYKLMVKATDCAGNTQPSEHDADRRTYMINKIIKHEVEVQ